A stretch of DNA from Oryza brachyantha chromosome 4, ObraRS2, whole genome shotgun sequence:
TGTGCTGTATTGGTTAAGGTTCTTTCAAGTTTTGAGTATGTGGAACCTAATGGAAAAGATGCTGGAATAAATGTGAGAAAGAAAGTTGAAACTATACTGGGAATCCTAAATGACAAGGAGAAAATAAAGTCTGTGAGGGAGAAAGCAGCCAGTAATCGTGACAAGTGAGTTCTTTAGGAAAACAATAAGTTGTGTTACTGCCCTCCAGTGTGATAATTCTTGCCGTTTTGGACAATGACACGGTCTCGACCTATCTTTTGACTATAATTTTCTGTTCTAATATGCAAAAAcagacatatatttattttttttaagtactttTAAGGCTCATCTATACATATTGTCCTAGTgtcttcaaactaaatattttataagttattgatagttaaagttttaaaagtttgacctcAACCTTGTCCAAAATGACAAGAGTTATGGAACCGGATGGAGTATATCATTTTTGGCTGTCTATTCATGCTGTACAGCTCTAATTGTCATCATATCTTTATTGTGGATGAAGGTATGTTGGTCTGTCGTCAACAGGAATATCATATAAATCAAGTTCTGCTTCATTTGGTAGCAGCTATAGTTCTGGTGAACGTTATGGAAGTTTTAGTGGCACAAGGGAAGCTGATTCATATGGTGACAGTTACAGGGATAAAGAACCTGTTAAATCATCTCCAAGTTATACCGGTGGCCAGAAATCTGGCAGCAGGATAAGAAAGGATGTGAATAGAAGGTGCTTCAAGATTCCTTACATTTTCCATACATATAGTAGCAGCTGctgatttttatagtttagCCTGGGATTTTATAGCCATTTAAATTGGCTAACCAGTACGATAGAATCATATAATAGCTTTAGATGGTAAATGTGTTGGGTGGGTTTGGTGGTAAATTGGTTGAATGAGTTGCGTCACTTTTATCCCAAATGTGAATTAAAATAAGGTGCTGTGGgaacacaatttatgtagtaatGCTGAATGTGTGAGCCCTTGTTATGGAGCATGATAAATGATGACCAGTAACATTCCTGGACTCCAAGCATCAGACTGGCTTTGTTGCTCCATCCCCCTGATGTTGTATCTGTTTGAATTACCAGGACTGAGGATTCCCATTCACCCAGCCCCTTGAAGTCCTCGTCTAATGCAAAAAGCAATGTGGATGACTTCGATGACTTTGATCCTCGTGGATCTTCTTCAAATGGTAACTTGTTTTATTATGCTATTTCTTTACCaagatatttgtttttactgTACTATTGAATGCATTTCCAGTCTTGGCAGAATATTTCTAAACTGTCACTTTTTCAAGCATCTAATCTCTCAATTCTGCATTTACATCTTGCAAGTGGTGCAATTATACTATTGTTTTCTTCCCAACTGTAGTTAGAAGGTCATCAGGTGAACGACCTCTTACAggaaacataaaacaaatagatcTTGATCATTATATCTATTTTTGGCTAAACGGAACAAGTGTATGGGTTTTCTCCATTATCATGAAAAGTAGCAATTTTATATGATGTCTTGTAAACATGAggataataattatatatatgtagctgTGATCCTTAATTCTTTCTATCTTTATGTACAGGTGCAGCTAATGCAAATACCAGTGGCGTGGATCTTTTTGCCCCAAACTTATTGGATGATTTCATTGACGTGcctgcagcagcaacacctgAAACAAACAACTCTGCAGACTCTCAGGTTGATCTGTTTGCTGATGCAGATTTCCAATCAGCAGCCCCAAGTACAGAAACAACTGCACGTCCAGATGTCCAGGTCTGGTTATCATTAGactaatagatatattttattctcacGGCTTTAAATATTTGGTTGTGCtttattaaatctagaaatcaTATAGTTCTTCAATCCATTGTCATGACACAGCGTGTTTATCGAAATGATACTGCAGGGTAATGTAAACCTTTTTGTGGAACAGCCAGCCTTCACAGCAGCCTTTCCACCGCAGACAGGGTTTATTCCACCACCAAGTTCGGCGACATCTGAAGCGAATACTTCAACGTCTAAGAACACAGTTCCTGCACCTTTTGATCCTTTTGGTGCTATTCCTATAAACAGCTTTGATGGATCTGATCCATTTGGCGACTTCAACTCCAATGTTGGATCATCTAGTATACCACCACCCACGCAGGGTTCTGTTGGAAATATCAGCACACCAAGTCAGAAACCTCAAGCAGCATCTGACTTTGGCGGCTTTGTGTCAAGCACTGTAGAAACAACAGCAAAGGACCCATTCGATTTTTCAAGTAGCAATCTTGGGAAAACAGCTTTGGCAAATCCTCAGGCCGATGCATCTGATTTTGGTGCCTTTGTATCGCACAGTGAGGAAGCAGCTAAGGATCCTTTTGATCTTTCTTCGAGTACCATCTCTGGAAGGACAAACCAAGCACCTCTGGCTGCTCCCAAGTCAGATaccaagaaagaaaattttcaggtGAAGTCTGGCATATGGGCTGACTCTCTGAGCCGTGGATTGATTGATCTGAACATAACTGGACGTAAGttcctctttttctccttGCCCTTTTGACAAGGATATCAGCTTGCCATATCTTGACGGAAGAATTACTAATGGTTTCTCATTGTTCGTCGCGAATTGCAGCAAAGAAGGTGAACCTAGCAGACGTTGGAATTGTCGGTGGCCTCGATGATGGGTCTGAGGAGAAAGCTATGCCCTCATGGACCATGGGTGCAGCAGGTTCCAGCCTAGGAATGTCGGGGATTCCTTCATCCACACAAAGTGGTGGCGTCGAGAGTTTAGCCAACTACAACAAGTACCAGTTCGGCTTTAAATGAGCTTTCTTGTGAGGATTTCTCTATGCTGCTTACTGTTGGAATGCCGGCTTGTgccttatttatttttgttcgaTTCAATTTACCCCCTCTTTTGGTGCTTTCATTCCTTCACAGTCGCCTCCATCCAAGTATCGTGATCTTGGTTTGTCTTGTCGCGCTTGTATTGTATTTATTGGATGTGCGGATAAGCGACTCCTATGTCACACCCTGATTCAATTCAACGGTGCTATTATTCCGCGATTATGTAAATCATATTTCTTATTGCGATTTATGGTTCGACAACATGGGATCGTTCCATATTTGCACATTCTAGAATCCTGTGTGAATTATACTGTTTCTTCTGTGACAAAGCAAAATCAGGTGAgaacttaggccttgtttagtttaaaaaaagttttgcaaaaacatcacatcaaaacgttaaacatacatttaaagtattaaacgtagtctaattataaaataaattttagatttcgtcgggattaatccgttattagcacatgttggttactgtagcacttatggctaattacgttctaattaggctcaaaagattcgtcttagtATTTccttcataactgtgtaattagttttaatgtttatatatatttaacgcTTTATgtagatatccaaaaatccgataggatgtttttggaaaagttCTTGTGAACTAAACGCGGCCTCGGTTGAGATTTGAGAAATGAGAACTCGTTGAAGTGAATTGATGCTAGTGCATCTTCTTGTCCGAGAGAGAATAACCTGGCCCTGTATCTAAAGAGATCCAACGTCCCAAACTGACTCGTAACTTTCGGGTTTCAGTAGTACGGTACAACTGTGTGGGAATTCAGTAGACAGGTCAAAACTGGTTGTATGCATAAGATGAGTCTTCTCTAACTtataaaagatcaaataaatcaatttttttcaagtttttagaTGATTACtacttaatttatcatatgttaattatatttattgttttgtttgtggTTAATAAGCCAAAACCAACCTCTAAATATAACACGATCTTAGCTAGGACTTATTCGAAttagagaaattttacaaaaattttagaaaaaaccgTTCAATTACTCTGCTCCGATCAGATCCCTTGCATATCTCTTCACACCAGTCCGCGAAGTTGGCCGCCAGTCACAGGCGCGAGAAGTCAAGAGGCAAAGCTGGCGCGAATATTCGAGCGACAATCAACGCCAACATCTTCCCCGCCTCTCTCGCTGCACATCGGCCCCACCGCTACCCTCTCCTCCCTGCCACCTGGCACCCGAATATTCCTTCCACCGAAACTGGTTTCGTTTGCGTGGCCCCAAATCGCCGCACGTCGTTAGGTTTTACATCCATTTATCCACAAAGATTTGATTTTCATGCAGTTATCCGGTCTTTTCACTtgaagtttaatagtataatcaACTACTAGTTTCGATTTACCCATAATCCatctaagagcatcttcaagaaAATAATCATTTCACTTGCCATacttaaatttgataattttacataaaaaatatctttcaaAAGAGGGACTATTTGACTTGTCATGTCATTTGAATGACTAAACTTGAGTTCTCAATGACTAAATCTGGCAACTCATTCCCTCATTAGCAAAATTGCTATCCGTGAGTCCCATGTCGGTGGGACCCTCTTATCATTCTTCCCTTGACAGGATTTGGAGAGTGGGGATGAAGAGTACCTTAGAGATGCTCTCAGAATTCAAGTtgtcaaaactaaaataaattgctAAATTCCGATTTAGAgagtaaaaatttaatcattCTCTTAAAGATGCTATAATAGtcatctacaaaacatatactacattgttccaattcatataatagttatttataaaacatatactacattGTTCCAtctatcatacacacattgtttTATGGAGTCTGTGTTACagctaactataaatattttatagttcaCTGCTcttatttcttctcttttatctctttaaaatatatttatagctagcttatagccttactgctattgtacatgctctGACACTACtgcaccttttcttttgttggcaTAGTTGGGACTAGCGGTGCTCATGCCAATTGCAGCGCAGTGCTCGCAAGTATCCAGTCTGGTCGTATAAACAAAGCTGTATACGTGAAAATCAACACGGTTTGTGCCGCGCGCTCGTGCCAATTGGTGAGCATTATATCTATCGCGTCGCGTacgtgccggcgccgccgtgctggtggcgagcgagcgagcggcgcggccgggTAACGTGGCTCCTCGCGGTTGGCGCGGGCGTTAGCCGAGATGCTCTCGTTGGTTTGTTgggctcttttttttcttttcctttttggttTCTTGTGCCATTGCATTGCACTTGCACCCCAGCTCAAGCCTCCCTAGATTCCGCGCACACACATGGATGCTTTCTCCTTCCTCCGCGCCACCGTCTCCGCTTCCCCTCTCGTCCTCTTGTCCTCACGTAGAGTAGACTTGTGCAGCTACCTTtcactgctctctctctctctctcttgacAGCAAGCTGGCTGTATATTACTGGTAATCCATGAGCTAGAGCTGCTTCGTCTTGCTCGATCTTTGACCAGCcggtggagaggaagaagcgTGTTTGGGTTTTTGCCGGCGAAAGCGATCGACGGAGATGTTTCAGGGGATGGAAGGGTGCTACGGCGGagtgacggcggcgccggcgcgggacCCGAAGCCGCGGCTGCGGTGGACGCCGGACCTCCACGAGCGCTTCGTCGACGCCGTCACCAAGCTCGGCGGCCCAGACAGTGAGTCCTTTGCTTATATTGCTCCTCCTCGCGTCACGGACTCACGGTGCAATGATCGGCTTTAATTTGGCCCTTGTCTGCTGATTTTTCCAAACTAAACTGCAGTAGTGCTGTTGGCTGTTGCATTGTTCAGTCCAAATCTTGTTGCCATGCCTGACTCTGCAGCTGACACAAGCTTCATAGACTTGTCAAGGCAGCGGGCACCGTTTGTGTTTAAACAGTTAGTCATAACTATGCATAGCTGCATGGCTAATTTTGGGCATGCAAATTGATTTTCAATTTCAGTGTCAAGAATTTCATTTCGAAAGAACAGTATTAGTATACTCACATCATCTGTCATGCTAGGTAAAAAGAAATCATGCATAGTCCAGCCTGATCTTATATTCTTATGCATGATCTTGCTTCATTTATTAGcatagaaataattaattgtcTCCATTCTGATCGTGCTTCCTGTAACAGAAGCAACACCCAAGTCGGTGCTCAGATTAATGGGCATGAAAGGACTCACTCTGTACCATCTAAAAAGCCACCTTCAGGTTTGAACTCGGTTCCATTTTCTGAAACATGGCATATATTTGGTCTTCATTTTGTTTGCTTGGTTATACTAACACCGTGCTACTGCAACTTCTATTGTGTAATTAGAAATATAGACTGGGAAGGCAGAACAAGAATTCAGGAGGACTGGAACTAGCAGAGAGCGGTGGTATGTACCTTCAAATATTACTGAATATCAAGCTAATACTACGAGCAGAATGAAAAGGGTCAGGTATTAAAGCTAAGATTTCTCCACATTTTCTACCTTTACTTTATCAGGACATACGGTGGAAGGCATCAGTTTTTCTATCGGAGCCCCTCCAACTCCAAGGAACCCTGCTGGAGGAAACGACACAGGGTAACTAGCAATTGCCTTCTGCTTGTCCTCCTAGTTGCAACTCCAAGTGACATATCAGTATAAcacctgttttttttaatgcacTACAATAGATTCATCAGTCTATTACAGATACagggggtcatcttttggcattttgggggaaaaaaaacaaacgacatatttgcaaacgaaaaatatatatacatgttcttagctatctaaaaataattgctgaaaaataaactatgataaaaaacccccaaaatcaacacaaaattaaaggttagaaatttaaattttggtttataagcaaaaatagaggagaaaagatgaggctgacAATTGTATTTGTAATGGGATGTAAATCCTACTGGATGCTTTCTGTTATGTGGTTTTTGGGGCCTTTTTGCCCCTTCAGTGGAGGTTTTATGGGTGTGATTTAACTGATCATGTCTATAACACTTCCCATGTGAAACAGGGAAATACCGCTCACAGATGCGCTAAGGTATCAAGTTGAAGTCCAAAGGAAACTGCAAGAACAACTCGAGGTTAGACTTTTACACAGCTTTTGCATCGATGCATAAGCTTCTACATGCCAATGCTCACTTCCATGATTGCTAAAAGTACATGTCCACCTTCAGGTTCAAAAGAAGCTGCAGATGCGAATAGAGGCCCAAGGGAGGTACTTAAAGGAAATACTAGAGAAAGCTCAAAAAAACATTTCACTGGATGCAAATGGGCCTGCTAACCTCGCCTCAACCAGATCACAGATTACAGACATAAGCCTAGCTCTTTCAGGTTTCATGGACAATGCAACACAAGTTCACGAACAAAACAATGAACTAGTTAAAGCTATATCAGATgacaatataaaagttaacaaTTTAGGCTTTCAGCTCTACCATGTAGGAAGTCAGGAGAGTGAGGATGTCAGATGCACTCCAAAAACTGAAGATTTGCTTCTACTAGACTTGAATATTAAAGGAGGATATGAACTCTCTTCTAGAGGAACGCAAGGATGTGAGCTAGATCTGAAGATCAACCAGCAAAGATAGATAGTTATTTCGCAAACCTAACAGTTTTGGAAAGTTGACTGTTTGTTATtagtttattctttttttccatGTGCCAGTGCTGAGCACGCTTGTTCACAAGTTTGTTTTACTGTCTGCTAATGTTAAATTTGCCAAAAGAGACTTCTGAATGAATAAGGTATTATTCAGTAATTTGAAGCTTCAAATGCGTATACAAATGCAGTGTGGAGAATGAGAAAACATCAAACACTCTAAATTTGAGATATGTACATTCTATCCTAACAGTCctataaaatgatattttgtcGCTGTTCAAAGCAACCACAAGAAGTCTGGTCAAACATGCCACCCCACCCATAGAAACATTGAACTATTAATCTTTGCCCATTGGTTTATTTGACATCAAACATTTTGCCGTACCTTGCATTATTCAGATATTAGTAATTTACGATGTGCAGTACTTGATTGCCATACTAACataccttttttatttatttcagaaCATAAATCAGATCCCTACTATATCTCATGCAGATTGACCAGACTGTATATTCAGCCTTTGCAGCTATCATGAAAG
This window harbors:
- the LOC102707954 gene encoding myb family transcription factor PHL11-like, whose translation is MFQGMEGCYGGVTAAPARDPKPRLRWTPDLHERFVDAVTKLGGPDKATPKSVLRLMGMKGLTLYHLKSHLQKYRLGRQNKNSGGLELAESGGHTVEGISFSIGAPPTPRNPAGGNDTGEIPLTDALRYQVEVQRKLQEQLEVQKKLQMRIEAQGRYLKEILEKAQKNISLDANGPANLASTRSQITDISLALSGFMDNATQVHEQNNELVKAISDDNIKVNNLGFQLYHVGSQESEDVRCTPKTEDLLLLDLNIKGGYELSSRGTQGCELDLKINQQR
- the LOC102707669 gene encoding clathrin interactor EPSIN 1-like, yielding MDFVKVFDQAVREIKREVNLKVLKVPELEQKVLDATSDEPWGPHGTTLSELSHATKKFAECQMVMGVLWTRLSERGPKWRHVYKALTIIEYLIANGSERAVDDILDHYSKISVLSSFEYVEPNGKDAGINVRKKVETILGILNDKEKIKSVREKAASNRDKYVGLSSTGISYKSSSASFGSSYSSGERYGSFSGTREADSYGDSYRDKEPVKSSPSYTGGQKSGSRIRKDVNRRTEDSHSPSPLKSSSNAKSNVDDFDDFDPRGSSSNGAANANTSGVDLFAPNLLDDFIDVPAAATPETNNSADSQVDLFADADFQSAAPSTETTARPDVQGNVNLFVEQPAFTAAFPPQTGFIPPPSSATSEANTSTSKNTVPAPFDPFGAIPINSFDGSDPFGDFNSNVGSSSIPPPTQGSVGNISTPSQKPQAASDFGGFVSSTVETTAKDPFDFSSSNLGKTALANPQADASDFGAFVSHSEEAAKDPFDLSSSTISGRTNQAPLAAPKSDTKKENFQVKSGIWADSLSRGLIDLNITGPKKVNLADVGIVGGLDDGSEEKAMPSWTMGAAGSSLGMSGIPSSTQSGGVESLANYNKYQFGFK